From Alteromonas sp. RKMC-009, one genomic window encodes:
- a CDS encoding HAD family hydrolase, with amino-acid sequence MEQNSEILDETQAKRKTVVFDFDKTLFNGDSGYLFYRYLICASKRKVVLFLLLFPLMLILFAFRKTRLMSLHLVCWLATLGVTGKGLKERLSEYYQQLSEKQDVLIYESALDEIVKRQREGYRIVIITGAPSWLARYIARQCRIPFDRIIGSRLTHAFYGLFTSEYCFGKNKLTMATQKKECFEQWVHGYTDSLSDMPVMDKCTESITLINPSEKLKGRAEQLAGEKVRVAEWV; translated from the coding sequence ATGGAACAGAATAGCGAAATACTTGATGAAACTCAGGCAAAGAGAAAAACCGTTGTTTTTGACTTCGATAAAACGCTGTTCAATGGTGATTCCGGATATTTGTTCTACCGGTATCTGATTTGCGCATCCAAAAGGAAGGTCGTTCTGTTTCTTCTTTTATTCCCGCTGATGCTTATTCTATTTGCGTTCAGAAAAACCAGATTGATGTCGTTGCACCTTGTGTGCTGGTTGGCTACGTTGGGCGTGACAGGTAAGGGCCTCAAAGAAAGGTTGAGTGAATACTATCAGCAACTATCTGAAAAGCAGGACGTACTGATTTATGAAAGTGCATTGGACGAGATAGTAAAAAGACAAAGGGAAGGTTACAGGATTGTTATCATTACCGGAGCCCCATCCTGGCTGGCAAGATATATCGCACGGCAATGCCGTATTCCTTTTGACAGGATAATCGGCTCGCGTCTCACACATGCATTCTATGGTCTGTTTACTTCAGAATACTGCTTTGGCAAAAATAAACTGACGATGGCTACACAGAAAAAAGAATGTTTTGAACAATGGGTGCACGGTTATACAGACAGCTTGTCTGACATGCCTGTTATGGATAAATGCACGGAAAGCATTACGCTTATCAATCCCTCTGAAAAGTTAAAAGGTCGGGCAGAGCAACTCGCCGGGGAGAAAGTAAGAGTGGCGGAGTGGGTGTAA
- the glyS gene encoding glycine--tRNA ligase subunit beta, with product MRTENLLVEIGTEELPPKALKSFGESFAANMQAALDNAELAYSGIHWFAAPRRLAVSVSDLAGSQEDKVVEKRGPAVSAAFDADGNLTKAAMGWARGNGIEVADAERMVTDKGEWLLYRASVEGQGIGELIEGLVNQAISKLPIPKAMRWGSSTTQFIRPVHTVTALYGAELLPLTVLGKASSRVVQGHRFHGEATFELDHADSYAAAMKSHYVIADFSERAEYIRNELEKAADSLGLKADYDESLLEEIASLVEWPVVMQASFEASFLEVPKEALIYTMKDDQKYVPLLSADGALDNRFLFVSNIESQDPVQVISGNEKVIRPRLADAEFFFNTDKKSSLESRLGSLETVLFQKQLGTLKDKSDRISALSAFIAEQTGDDTEAAARAGLLAKTDLMTQMVMEFPDVQGVMGKYYAINDGEAPLVADALYEQYMPRFAGDELPVSGVSAAVSLADKLDTLVGIFGIGQLPKGDKDPFALRRAAIGVLRIITEKDLALDLETLVAKSVEVYGDKLTNADTETQVVDFVLGRFVALLQDQGVSIDVIQAVAARRPTRPADYAARVQAVAAFKEREEAEALAAGNKRVANILAKQEGNVAGSVDTTLLQEDAEKALYEALEGVQAEVKAGVASQDYNAVLSALATLREAVDNFFDNVMVMAEDESVRNNRLALLSVLRQQFLETADISLLTKQ from the coding sequence GTGCGCACTGAAAATCTTTTGGTAGAAATTGGTACAGAAGAATTGCCACCTAAAGCCCTTAAGTCATTTGGTGAGAGCTTTGCTGCTAATATGCAGGCAGCACTGGATAACGCAGAACTGGCCTACTCAGGTATTCACTGGTTTGCTGCTCCCCGTCGTCTGGCAGTATCTGTATCTGATCTTGCCGGGTCGCAGGAAGACAAAGTGGTAGAAAAACGTGGCCCTGCCGTGTCAGCAGCATTCGACGCCGACGGCAATCTGACTAAAGCGGCCATGGGCTGGGCACGGGGCAATGGCATTGAAGTTGCTGATGCAGAACGTATGGTCACAGATAAAGGCGAGTGGTTGTTGTACCGCGCCAGTGTCGAAGGACAAGGCATCGGTGAACTCATTGAAGGTCTGGTGAATCAGGCCATCAGTAAGCTACCTATACCTAAAGCAATGCGCTGGGGAAGTTCAACAACTCAGTTTATTCGTCCGGTACACACAGTTACTGCTTTGTACGGCGCCGAACTGTTACCTTTGACTGTATTAGGTAAAGCCAGCAGTCGCGTAGTTCAGGGCCACCGCTTCCATGGTGAAGCTACGTTTGAACTTGACCATGCTGATAGCTACGCTGCAGCCATGAAATCTCACTACGTTATTGCTGATTTTTCTGAGCGTGCTGAGTACATCCGTAACGAACTGGAAAAGGCCGCTGACTCTCTGGGCCTGAAAGCTGACTATGATGAAAGTCTGCTGGAAGAGATCGCCTCTCTCGTTGAATGGCCGGTAGTTATGCAGGCATCTTTTGAAGCGTCTTTCCTGGAAGTGCCCAAAGAAGCACTTATCTACACCATGAAAGATGATCAAAAGTATGTGCCTCTGTTATCAGCAGACGGTGCGCTGGATAACCGTTTCCTGTTTGTCAGTAATATTGAATCTCAGGATCCTGTTCAGGTTATTTCCGGTAACGAAAAGGTTATCCGCCCCCGACTTGCTGACGCGGAATTCTTCTTCAACACTGATAAGAAGTCCTCGCTGGAGAGTCGTCTTGGCAGTCTTGAAACCGTATTATTCCAGAAACAACTGGGTACGCTTAAAGATAAATCTGACCGCATCTCTGCGTTGTCAGCATTTATCGCTGAGCAGACAGGTGATGACACTGAAGCAGCTGCGCGTGCCGGTTTACTGGCAAAAACGGATTTAATGACGCAGATGGTCATGGAGTTTCCGGACGTACAGGGCGTCATGGGTAAGTACTACGCTATCAATGATGGTGAAGCCCCTCTTGTAGCTGACGCATTGTATGAACAATATATGCCCCGCTTTGCCGGCGATGAATTACCGGTATCCGGTGTCAGCGCCGCAGTATCTCTTGCAGATAAACTGGATACGCTGGTGGGTATTTTTGGTATCGGTCAGTTACCTAAAGGTGACAAGGACCCCTTCGCACTTCGCCGCGCAGCGATTGGCGTACTGCGTATCATCACTGAAAAGGACTTAGCACTGGATCTTGAAACTCTGGTGGCTAAATCTGTTGAAGTGTATGGCGATAAGCTTACCAATGCAGACACCGAAACGCAGGTCGTTGATTTCGTACTTGGACGCTTTGTTGCCCTGTTACAGGACCAGGGTGTGAGTATTGATGTTATTCAGGCCGTTGCAGCCCGTCGTCCTACCCGTCCTGCAGACTACGCAGCACGTGTTCAGGCGGTAGCCGCGTTTAAGGAACGGGAAGAGGCAGAAGCACTTGCAGCAGGCAATAAACGTGTTGCGAACATTCTCGCCAAGCAGGAAGGTAATGTTGCAGGGTCTGTAGACACCACACTACTTCAGGAAGATGCTGAAAAAGCACTGTACGAAGCGCTGGAAGGTGTTCAGGCTGAAGTGAAAGCTGGTGTTGCTTCACAGGACTATAATGCTGTGCTGAGCGCTCTGGCGACTCTCAGGGAAGCCGTTGATAACTTCTTTGATAATGTCATGGTAATGGCTGAAGATGAATCCGTACGGAACAACCGGCTGGCCTTGTTGTCTGTATTAAGACAGCAGTTCCTTGAAACCGCTGATATTTCGTTACTGACTAAACAGTAA